Proteins from a genomic interval of Oncorhynchus mykiss isolate Arlee chromosome 21, USDA_OmykA_1.1, whole genome shotgun sequence:
- the LOC110499957 gene encoding sodium-coupled neutral amino acid transporter 4 isoform X2, whose product MSVFNLSNAIMGSGILGLSYAMANTGIVLFVVLLLGVAILSLYSVHLLLMTAKEGGSLIYEKLGERAFGWPGKMAAFGSITLQNIGAMSSYLFIVKYELPEVIRAFMGLEQSSGEWYMNGNYLVVFVSIGIILPLCILKNLGYLGYTSGFSLSCMVFFLGVLIYKKYNLPCPMPFMYHTNHSMNGTALGPHALHNGTVLMDFSRADMSPASYLDGHHTSGVRFEPHPDDVEEMCTPKYFVFNSQTAYTVPILAFSFVCHPEILPIYSELKDRSRRKMQNVSNLSILAMLVMYMFSALFGYLTFYGNVEAELLHTFTKVYKFDTMLLLVRLAVLTAVTLTVPIVLFPIRSSINTMLFSQREFSWVRHMLIAAFILLFNNLLVIFVPTIRDIFGFIGSSAATMLIFILPAAFYLRLVKSVPMHSVQKISAAIFLVVGIIFMFSSLSLIVMDWIHNPPGSSGGH is encoded by the exons AGTCCTTCTCTTGGGTGTGGCCATCTTGTCGTTGTACTCCGTTCACTTGCTGCTAATGACTGCAAAAGAAGGAG GCTCTCTCATCTATGAAAAGTTGGGAGAGCGAGCTTTTGGCTGGCCGGGGAAAATGGCTGCGTTTGGATCGATAACCCTTCAAAATATTGGTG CCATGTCCAGCTACCTCTTCATTGTAAAGTATGAGCTGCCAGAAGTGATCCGTGCCTTCATGGGACTGGAGCAGAGCTCTGG TGAATGGTACATGAACGGAAACTACCTGGTTGTGTTTGTGTCCATCGGTATTATCTTGCCTCTCTGCATACTCAAAAACCTGG GCTACCTTGGCTACACCAGTGGATTCTCCCTATCCTGCATGGTGTTTTTCCTGGGAGTG CTGATCTATAAGAAGTACAACCTCCCCTGCCCGATGCCCTTCATGTACCATACCAACCACAGTATGAATGGAACAGCCCTGGGGCCCCACGCCCTGCACAACGGCACCGTCCTCATGGACTTCTCCAGAGCTGACATGTCCCCCGCCTCCTACCTGGACGGCCACCACACCTCAGGGGTCCGCTTCGAACCACACCCCGACGACGTGGAGGAGATGTGCACGCCCAAGTATTTTGTGTTCAACTCTCAG ACTGCTTACACTGTTCCCATCCTGGCCTTCTCCTTTGTGTGCCACCCTGAAATTCTACCCATCTACAGTGAACTCAAAGA TCGCTCCCGGAGAAAGATGCAGAACGTGTCCAACCTGTCTATCCTGGCCATGCTGGTCATGTACATGTTCTCAGCGCTGTTCGGCTACCTCACTTTCTACG GAAACGTGGAGGCGGAGTTGCTCCACACCTTCACCAAGGTGTATAAGTTTGACACCATGCTCCTGCTGGTCCGTCTGGCTGTCCTGACCGCTGTCACCCTGACTGTCCCCATTGTCCTGTTCCCT ATCCGTTCCTCCATCAATACGATGCTGTTCAGCCAACGGGAGTTCAGCTGGGTGCGTCACATGCTCATCGCCGCCTTCATCCTCCTGTTCAACAACCTGCTGGTCATCTTCGTCCCCACCATCAGAGACATTTTCGGCTTCATCG GCTCTTCTGCAGCCACCATGCTCATCTTCATCCTCCCTGCTGCCTTCTATCTACGCCTAGTCAAGTCCGTGCCGATGCACTCCGTGCAGAAGATCTCG GCGGCCATTTTCCTGGTGGTGGGCATCATCTTCATGTTTAGCAGCCTGTCGCTCATCGTGATGGACTGGATCCACAACCCTCCCGGCTCCAGCGGTGGTCACTAA